One Agrobacterium tumefaciens genomic window carries:
- a CDS encoding helix-turn-helix transcriptional regulator produces the protein MDSDTQSALFQAAFREINATPDVEIALHGLNKVYRIDFSTYHLAQTIADVVDIPFVRTTYPGPWVSRYLLRGYAKVDPILRDGIMRQLPFDWREIEIPATARDFLVDAAEHGVGASGYSIPIIDKSRRALLSFNSHKLPAEWSASIDRHRGEWLELAFLIHKKAVFELHGKNDPVPRLGPREKECLHWSALGKTNEQIAEILGLSEHTIQRYLTTARTKLGAASTTSATALAIQLRLINPYGNTQDSGS, from the coding sequence ATGGATTCGGATACACAATCGGCGCTTTTCCAAGCCGCATTTCGCGAGATTAACGCGACGCCGGACGTCGAGATCGCTCTTCACGGGCTCAATAAGGTCTATCGGATCGATTTTTCCACCTATCATCTTGCTCAGACAATCGCCGATGTCGTCGACATACCTTTTGTGAGAACCACGTATCCCGGTCCTTGGGTTTCTCGCTATCTTCTCAGAGGATACGCCAAGGTCGATCCCATCCTTCGCGACGGCATTATGCGGCAACTGCCTTTCGACTGGCGCGAGATCGAAATCCCGGCAACAGCCCGCGATTTTCTGGTCGATGCCGCAGAACACGGCGTTGGTGCAAGTGGCTACTCCATTCCCATCATCGACAAGTCGCGGCGCGCCCTGCTGTCTTTCAATTCTCACAAGCTGCCTGCGGAATGGAGCGCGAGCATTGATCGGCATCGAGGCGAGTGGCTGGAACTCGCTTTCCTGATCCACAAGAAGGCTGTTTTCGAGCTGCACGGTAAGAATGACCCGGTTCCACGGCTCGGTCCACGCGAAAAGGAGTGCCTCCATTGGAGCGCGCTCGGCAAGACAAATGAGCAGATCGCCGAAATCCTCGGGCTCTCCGAACACACGATACAACGATACCTGACGACCGCCCGGACCAAGCTTGGGGCCGCATCAACCACCTCTGCGACTGCGCTTGCGATTCAGCTTCGCCTAATAAACCCGTATGGCAATACTCAGGATTCGGGGAGCTGA
- a CDS encoding ISNCY family transposase: MSFLITMSQKELHRLELIQKIRDERLSVVQAADRLDLSRSQVHRLLQAYDRDGPAGLVSKKRSQPSNRRHSEEFRNAALDLIRERYLDFGPTLAREKLIELHRISVAKETLRQWMTEAGIWISRQERKKRVFQPRGRRDCFGELVQIDGSHHWWFENRGPKCALLVYIDDATGKLLHLRFAGSENTFDYLHATKAYLQQWGKPLAFYSDKHGVFRSLHASKKDRTSGLTQFGRALYELNIDIICANTPQAKGRVERANQTLQDRLVKEMRLRGIDTIEEANAFAPEFIADFNIRFGKLPRNPKDMHRPLADQENLDGAMCRKEVRTLSQSLTLRYDKVLFILDPTEISRPLAGQKVIVCDYPDGRLEIMHESFALPYRTFDTLRSVHRAEVVDNKRLDDMLSLVAEMQAGREQQRSKDGHRRTGQTDHMFGIRDGSTANGYQKRGRKPGRRTDFMNDPEVIARRQKALARMEAAE, translated from the coding sequence ATGTCCTTTTTGATCACCATGTCGCAGAAAGAATTGCATCGCCTCGAACTTATCCAGAAGATCCGTGACGAACGCCTGAGCGTCGTCCAGGCGGCGGACCGGCTCGACCTCAGTCGAAGTCAGGTCCATCGGCTGCTGCAGGCCTATGACCGGGATGGCCCGGCCGGGCTCGTTTCGAAGAAGCGATCACAGCCAAGCAACCGGCGCCACAGCGAGGAATTTCGCAATGCGGCGCTGGATCTGATCCGCGAACGCTATCTGGATTTCGGCCCAACGCTGGCGCGTGAGAAGCTGATCGAGCTGCACCGGATCTCGGTCGCCAAAGAGACGCTGCGGCAATGGATGACCGAGGCCGGAATCTGGATCTCGCGCCAGGAACGCAAGAAACGGGTTTTCCAACCACGTGGCCGACGTGATTGCTTTGGCGAACTGGTTCAGATCGATGGTTCGCATCACTGGTGGTTCGAGAACCGCGGCCCCAAATGCGCCCTGCTCGTCTATATCGATGATGCCACCGGCAAGCTTCTGCATCTACGCTTTGCCGGATCGGAGAACACGTTCGACTATCTGCATGCTACGAAGGCCTATCTACAGCAATGGGGCAAGCCGCTGGCCTTCTACAGCGACAAGCACGGCGTTTTCCGCTCGCTGCATGCGTCGAAGAAGGACCGCACCAGCGGACTGACGCAGTTTGGCCGTGCTCTTTATGAGCTAAACATCGACATCATTTGTGCCAACACCCCGCAGGCTAAAGGCCGGGTGGAGCGTGCCAATCAGACGCTGCAGGATCGGTTAGTGAAAGAGATGCGGCTTCGCGGCATCGACACGATTGAAGAAGCCAATGCCTTTGCACCTGAGTTCATTGCGGATTTCAACATTCGTTTCGGCAAGCTGCCACGCAATCCGAAGGACATGCACAGACCGCTGGCCGATCAGGAGAACCTCGATGGCGCCATGTGCCGCAAGGAAGTCCGCACCCTGTCGCAATCTCTGACACTGCGTTACGACAAGGTGCTGTTCATTCTCGATCCGACCGAGATATCCAGGCCATTGGCGGGCCAGAAGGTGATCGTGTGCGATTATCCCGACGGCCGGCTCGAGATCATGCACGAGAGCTTTGCCCTGCCCTATAGAACCTTCGACACGTTACGCTCGGTACATCGCGCCGAAGTCGTAGACAACAAGCGACTGGATGACATGCTGTCGCTGGTTGCCGAGATGCAGGCTGGTCGCGAACAGCAACGCAGCAAGGACGGCCATCGCCGCACCGGTCAGACGGATCATATGTTCGGCATTCGCGACGGCAGCACGGCGAACGGCTATCAGAAGCGTGGCCGCAAGCCGGGACGACGCACGGATTTCATGAATGATCCGGAGGTGATTGCGAGAAGGCAGAAAGCGCTTGCTCGAATGGAGGCGGCTGAATAA
- a CDS encoding type 1 glutamine amidotransferase domain-containing protein — MTLDGKSVAVLIAPRGTEEPEFLKPKQAIEEAGGKVTVVSSEAGKARTVNNDLDEGGSYTIDKTFADVEVDVFDGLVVPGGTVGADMLRGSGEAIDFIRAFFDQKKPVAVICHAPWTLIEADVLKGRTLTSYPTLKTDIENAGGTWINEEVVVDKGLVTSRNPSDLPAFCAKLVEEFAAGVGAGLAAGS; from the coding sequence ATGACCTTAGATGGCAAATCAGTTGCGGTTCTGATCGCGCCCCGCGGGACGGAAGAGCCAGAATTCTTGAAGCCGAAGCAAGCTATCGAGGAGGCTGGCGGCAAAGTCACCGTGGTCAGTTCTGAGGCAGGCAAGGCTCGCACAGTCAATAATGATCTTGACGAGGGTGGCAGCTATACTATCGACAAGACGTTTGCGGACGTTGAAGTCGATGTTTTCGACGGCCTTGTTGTGCCCGGAGGTACTGTCGGTGCCGACATGCTGCGCGGCAGCGGCGAAGCAATTGATTTCATCCGCGCTTTCTTCGATCAAAAAAAGCCGGTTGCGGTTATATGCCATGCACCTTGGACATTGATCGAGGCTGACGTTCTTAAGGGACGTACCTTGACCTCCTATCCAACGCTGAAAACCGATATCGAGAATGCCGGCGGTACATGGATCAATGAGGAAGTCGTGGTCGACAAAGGCCTTGTCACAAGCCGCAACCCTAGTGATCTACCCGCCTTCTGTGCCAAACTCGTCGAGGAATTCGCCGCAGGTGTGGGCGCTGGGCTCGCAGCCGGGAGTTAA